In Methanosarcina barkeri MS, a single window of DNA contains:
- a CDS encoding metal-dependent hydrolase: MVNVISHFGVGLLIALALGLKGNKLKVVALLSVLPDLDFILYSIFIYANSSLSPAVRNQLFYLVGHREFMHSILFIVLVTFILWFKTKNWLFTVGGFQSLFFHSYLDYVTSWKMRPLYPFSTDASIMSAVYFFDPLLNLLPLLPLFIVILVNLSHTGKINGRFKRFCTFISNVDDKLYASLILLLLVWLTVMPVSKAFLINHISWAENTEISYQNTYPESMSQFLTAYSYNSTHYRVLEISYRSGIEKSMYVEKLSVDGNVPDAAAYVKRAENLYGAGVPQEIDYPVYSVSKTNDSVTVILSDARNPYIRDIAYFKSFYRFVFDRKNAKKYEVYASMHGSQEERLGMNWFG; the protein is encoded by the coding sequence ATGGTAAATGTGATTTCCCATTTTGGAGTAGGTCTTCTCATTGCTCTGGCTTTAGGCCTGAAAGGGAATAAACTGAAAGTCGTAGCTTTATTATCCGTGCTTCCTGACCTGGATTTTATCCTGTACTCGATATTTATCTATGCAAATAGTAGCCTGAGCCCTGCGGTAAGAAACCAGCTTTTTTATCTGGTCGGGCACAGAGAGTTCATGCATTCTATCCTTTTCATTGTTCTGGTTACGTTTATCCTCTGGTTTAAGACAAAGAATTGGCTTTTTACGGTTGGAGGATTCCAATCTCTTTTCTTTCACTCTTACCTGGATTATGTCACAAGCTGGAAAATGCGTCCCCTGTACCCGTTCAGTACGGATGCTTCCATTATGAGTGCGGTTTATTTCTTCGACCCTCTGTTAAACCTGCTACCTCTCCTGCCCCTCTTTATTGTAATTTTAGTAAATCTGAGCCACACAGGAAAAATAAATGGAAGATTTAAGAGATTTTGCACTTTCATATCAAATGTTGATGATAAGCTCTATGCCTCGCTTATTCTTTTGTTACTTGTCTGGCTTACCGTCATGCCGGTCTCAAAAGCTTTTCTTATCAACCATATTTCCTGGGCAGAAAACACCGAAATAAGCTACCAGAATACCTATCCTGAATCCATGAGTCAGTTCCTGACTGCGTATTCATATAATTCAACTCATTATAGAGTCCTGGAAATAAGTTATCGTTCAGGGATTGAGAAAAGTATGTACGTTGAAAAATTATCCGTAGACGGAAATGTCCCTGACGCTGCTGCTTATGTTAAAAGAGCAGAAAACTTATACGGAGCAGGTGTTCCTCAGGAAATCGATTATCCGGTCTACTCGGTTTCCAAAACAAATGATTCTGTAACGGTTATTCTCAGTGATGCCAGAAATCCGTATATCAGAGATATAGCTTATTTTAAGTCGTTTTACAGGTTTGTTTTTGACAGGAAAAACGCAAAGAAATACGAAGTATATGCAAGTATGCATGGCAGCCAGGAGGAGAGATTAGGCATGAACTGGTTTGGATGA
- the fpoM gene encoding F(420)H(2) dehydrogenase subunit M, with amino-acid sequence MLPVASLLILVPLIFAAVTFFTKTKEQAAGLAFLGSIATLGLTLYVYLNFDSSTAAMQFFESIDWIPLLGVKYSVGIDGISMPLILLNAIVIPVLILYSWKEEREDSNRFYGLILTMQAAVIGVFVALDFVVFYVFWELTLIPLFFMVNIWGGEKRAHASYKFFIYTHVASLVMLLGIFGLFYASWQQTGIPTFDIRELVAQFQFLGSGLFRNAIFLSIIFGFLAKLPTFPFHSWLPDTYTEAPTAGSVLFILLKIGGYGLFRISLPMLPNTGNPELMITMLGLLGAFSILYGALLALRQKDLKRMIAYSSLSHMGYVLLGSAGFVALSVSGAMFQQFSHGLIMSIMFMSAGAIQTSTGTRIINNLGGLAKKMPMLAVLMMLGFMASLGLPGLTGFIAEFLVLAFSYVNLPGFVLLALLAIVITAGYHLWAMQRAMFGVYNEKLGDVRDITSLQVFSMAVIALLVVYFGWNPNPVLNMMITNSEAIVSLTVVLGV; translated from the coding sequence ATGCTGCCGGTCGCATCACTGTTGATTCTGGTGCCGCTGATTTTCGCAGCAGTGACCTTTTTCACAAAAACGAAAGAACAGGCTGCAGGACTGGCCTTTTTAGGGTCCATTGCAACTCTTGGCCTTACCTTGTATGTCTACTTGAACTTTGACAGCAGTACGGCTGCCATGCAGTTCTTTGAGTCGATAGACTGGATTCCCTTGCTAGGAGTCAAATATTCAGTTGGAATTGATGGCATTTCCATGCCTCTTATCCTCCTGAATGCAATAGTTATCCCGGTCCTGATCCTTTATAGCTGGAAGGAAGAAAGAGAAGACTCGAACAGGTTTTATGGGCTGATCCTTACCATGCAGGCTGCTGTTATAGGAGTCTTCGTAGCCCTTGATTTCGTGGTCTTTTATGTATTCTGGGAGCTTACCCTGATTCCTCTCTTCTTCATGGTAAACATCTGGGGAGGAGAAAAGCGGGCCCATGCATCTTATAAATTCTTTATCTACACGCATGTTGCCTCTCTGGTAATGCTTCTTGGGATCTTCGGGCTCTTCTATGCCTCCTGGCAGCAGACCGGTATCCCTACCTTTGATATAAGGGAGCTGGTTGCACAGTTCCAGTTCTTAGGGTCCGGCCTTTTTAGAAATGCAATCTTCCTCTCAATCATTTTCGGGTTCCTGGCAAAGCTGCCAACTTTCCCCTTCCATTCCTGGCTCCCGGATACTTATACCGAAGCCCCGACCGCAGGCAGTGTACTCTTTATTCTACTCAAGATAGGAGGATACGGGCTTTTTAGGATCTCACTTCCTATGCTCCCGAATACTGGTAACCCTGAGCTTATGATTACCATGCTGGGTTTGCTTGGAGCTTTCAGTATACTGTACGGGGCGCTTCTGGCTCTGAGACAGAAAGACCTCAAGCGCATGATCGCTTATTCCAGTTTAAGCCATATGGGATATGTTTTACTGGGTTCGGCAGGCTTTGTTGCTCTTTCGGTTTCAGGAGCTATGTTCCAGCAGTTTTCCCACGGGCTTATAATGAGTATCATGTTCATGTCTGCAGGAGCGATCCAGACAAGCACGGGGACAAGGATAATCAATAATCTTGGCGGGCTTGCAAAGAAGATGCCGATGCTGGCTGTACTTATGATGCTCGGTTTTATGGCATCCCTTGGCCTGCCAGGGTTAACTGGTTTTATTGCCGAGTTCCTGGTGCTGGCCTTCAGCTATGTTAACCTGCCTGGTTTTGTTTTGCTTGCCCTTCTGGCAATAGTGATTACTGCAGGCTACCACCTCTGGGCAATGCAGAGGGCAATGTTCGGAGTTTATAACGAGAAGCTTGGAGATGTCAGGGACATTACCTCCCTTCAGGTCTTTTCCATGGCAGTAATTGCTCTGCTTGTGGTCTATTTCGGCTGGAACCCGAATCCGGTACTTAATATGATGATTACGAATTCGGAAGCAATAGTAAGCCTTACGGTTGTTCTGGGGGTGTAA
- a CDS encoding transposase — protein sequence MYDTAKIRKYNRRRGIKSNIPVNKRNRKKKKRGRSIKVDQEEYKKKSIVERFFSWIESCKKVFPRYEIKETSYLGVVMVAVIIRVNELLG from the coding sequence ATGTATGATACAGCTAAAATTAGAAAATATAACAGGAGAAGAGGAATAAAGTCCAACATACCAGTAAATAAAAGAAATCGGAAGAAAAAAAAGAGAGGAAGATCAATAAAGGTAGATCAGGAAGAATACAAAAAGAAAAGCATAGTAGAAAGGTTCTTTAGTTGGATAGAATCATGCAAGAAAGTATTTCCGAGATATGAAATTAAAGAGACATCATATTTAGGAGTTGTAATGGTAGCAGTAATAATTAGAGTAAATGAGCTTTTGGGATAG
- a CDS encoding PKD domain-containing protein, producing MFTDSAAHVMLVIDRSGSMYGTPISNAKNAASLFVDYMEPDDMAGVVSFSTSARYDHHLTTLTNDNKSSIKDKIGKISASGNTAIGSGLRYGLNDLLAYGDSSTPQAIVLLSDGLQNSGEHPNKVIPDITDNKIKVYTVGLGSNADEGLLGDIATKTGGKYYYSPTENQLQNIYNDIVGEVTGLTPIKDLTFNMVKGDHTFIAYKTDSTMKKAIASVFWPGSNVDLVLHKPDGSIVDPSEAESDPDIEYIASSTYKIYKVSNPELGEWTMELTATDMPTGGEDVSVTVRAESTLSMSLSTDKDQYIQGESVKITSGISNGETKITTADVKSNITLPDSSINHLTLYDDGSHGDGGAKDGIYANFFDNTSLKGDYTVDATATGSLSDGSQFNRIEDSSFKIIQGTNSILLLPDNLSIEGKTGEKITKNITVSTSQALTSVAITPTSLQSENGDIIDTSNIKVNPAAVNVSSGVPETILVTINIPESATSGNYTGKINAIGTNGSDSCTIHLHVTDDNVTDTVPVANFTSSATSGKAPLKVKFTDTSTGSPTSWFWNFGDGSKSFHQNPSHKYSKAGIYTVNLTVKNDIGRNTVTKTEYINVITKPVANFTSSATSGKAPLKVKFTDTSTGTPAAWKWDFGDGSKSFHQNPTHKYSNAGVYNVSLKVKNAAGSNTVTKTNYIKVITKPVASFTSNVTSGKAPLKVTFTDTSTGIPAKWKWSFGDGTISREQNPEHQYLQGGSYKVTLTVSNAAGGNTITKTNYIKVTTNTRPGIYSENK from the coding sequence GTGTTTACGGATTCGGCCGCTCATGTGATGCTCGTTATAGACCGTTCGGGTAGTATGTATGGTACACCTATTTCTAATGCTAAAAACGCAGCAAGTCTTTTTGTTGACTACATGGAGCCTGATGACATGGCAGGAGTCGTATCGTTCAGTACATCTGCACGTTATGATCATCACCTTACTACTCTTACTAATGACAATAAGAGCAGCATTAAAGATAAGATAGGAAAAATTTCAGCCTCAGGTAATACTGCAATTGGAAGTGGACTGAGATATGGTTTAAACGATTTACTAGCCTATGGGGATTCAAGTACTCCGCAGGCAATTGTTTTGCTTTCGGATGGACTGCAAAACAGTGGGGAGCATCCAAACAAAGTGATTCCCGATATTACAGATAATAAAATAAAAGTTTACACTGTTGGTCTTGGTTCTAATGCTGATGAAGGATTGCTAGGCGACATCGCTACGAAAACAGGGGGCAAGTATTATTATTCTCCTACAGAGAACCAGTTACAGAATATATATAATGACATTGTTGGAGAAGTTACTGGCTTGACACCTATTAAAGATCTCACTTTTAATATGGTTAAGGGTGACCATACATTTATAGCTTACAAAACAGACAGTACAATGAAAAAAGCAATCGCAAGTGTTTTTTGGCCCGGAAGTAATGTAGACCTCGTACTGCACAAGCCTGATGGGTCGATAGTAGATCCTTCTGAGGCAGAGTCAGATCCTGATATTGAGTACATAGCCAGCTCCACTTATAAGATCTACAAAGTTTCAAATCCAGAACTTGGAGAATGGACTATGGAATTAACGGCGACCGATATGCCAACAGGAGGAGAGGATGTTTCTGTTACTGTCCGTGCTGAATCAACATTATCCATGTCCCTTTCTACGGATAAAGATCAGTATATCCAGGGTGAAAGCGTAAAGATAACTTCAGGTATTTCTAATGGAGAAACTAAGATCACAACTGCTGATGTTAAATCCAATATCACTCTTCCAGATTCCAGTATTAACCACCTTACACTGTATGATGATGGTAGCCATGGAGACGGTGGCGCAAAGGATGGAATTTATGCAAACTTTTTCGATAATACTTCTTTAAAGGGAGATTATACGGTTGATGCTACAGCAACAGGAAGTTTATCTGATGGATCTCAGTTCAACAGGATCGAAGACAGTTCCTTTAAAATAATCCAGGGAACAAATTCAATCTTGCTTTTGCCGGATAACTTATCCATAGAGGGAAAGACTGGGGAAAAGATTACCAAGAACATTACTGTCAGTACATCCCAAGCCTTAACATCGGTTGCAATAACACCGACTTCACTCCAATCAGAAAACGGTGATATTATTGATACCAGTAATATCAAAGTAAATCCAGCAGCAGTCAATGTTTCTTCTGGAGTACCTGAAACTATCCTAGTTACAATAAATATACCTGAAAGTGCAACTTCCGGGAATTATACTGGCAAAATTAATGCAATTGGTACAAATGGTAGTGATTCTTGCACTATACATCTACATGTAACAGATGATAACGTAACAGATACTGTACCTGTTGCAAACTTCACCAGCAGTGCTACATCAGGAAAAGCACCATTAAAGGTTAAATTTACTGATACAAGCACAGGCTCCCCAACTTCCTGGTTCTGGAACTTTGGAGACGGATCAAAGTCATTCCATCAGAATCCGAGTCATAAGTATTCAAAGGCAGGAATATATACTGTTAACTTAACAGTGAAGAATGATATAGGTCGTAACACGGTAACAAAAACAGAATATATAAATGTGATAACAAAACCGGTTGCAAACTTCACCAGCAGTGCTACATCAGGAAAAGCACCATTAAAGGTTAAATTTACTGACACAAGCACAGGAACACCTGCTGCATGGAAATGGGACTTTGGAGACGGATCAAAGTCATTCCACCAGAATCCGACTCATAAGTATTCAAATGCAGGGGTATATAATGTTAGCTTAAAAGTAAAGAATGCTGCAGGCAGTAACACGGTAACAAAAACAAATTATATAAAAGTGATAACAAAACCTGTTGCAAGCTTCACCAGTAACGTCACATCAGGCAAAGCACCATTAAAGGTTACTTTTACTGACACAAGCACAGGAATCCCGGCTAAATGGAAATGGAGTTTTGGAGACGGAACAATTTCAAGGGAACAGAATCCAGAACATCAGTATTTGCAGGGAGGATCATATAAGGTTACTCTTACAGTAAGCAATGCTGCAGGTGGCAATACGATAACAAAAACAAATTATATAAAAGTGACAACAAATACAAGGCCTGGCATATATTCTGAAAACAAATAA
- a CDS encoding IS701 family transposase — MDINPPKCTDIDYINFLIAASNVFSCTEAARCYPDIANAPSHDAFTRCLQRQPPDTEALWEEVKSYVKLKGGYLIVDDSTLDKPYAEEIAFVRRMWSGKHHRTVKGIGLVTLVWTDGTTVIPIDFRIYNIDVDDKTKNDHFRDMLDKAEERGFNPKFVLFDTWYASVKNLKAIRQKEWHFLTRLKNNRLVNPDNKGNVPLETVDIPPKGRVVHLKAYGFVKVFRIVSKNGDTQHWVTDVQEMDEAKREDLAKKSWKIEEYHRGIKQFCGVEKCQARKEESQRAHIMFSLRAFLRLELQRIKSGISWFESAMKIRRVAVTEYLRNPQYTLN, encoded by the coding sequence ATGGACATAAATCCACCTAAGTGTACCGACATTGACTACATTAATTTTCTCATTGCGGCTTCTAACGTTTTTAGCTGTACTGAAGCTGCTAGATGTTATCCAGACATAGCTAATGCTCCTTCTCATGATGCTTTTACTCGTTGCCTTCAAAGGCAACCTCCAGACACGGAAGCACTATGGGAGGAAGTAAAAAGTTATGTCAAGCTTAAGGGAGGATACCTAATTGTTGATGATTCAACATTAGATAAACCATACGCAGAAGAAATTGCTTTTGTTCGTCGTATGTGGAGTGGAAAACATCATCGTACTGTAAAGGGAATAGGCCTGGTTACCTTAGTTTGGACTGACGGTACAACCGTTATACCTATCGATTTTCGAATTTATAACATCGATGTAGACGACAAAACAAAGAATGACCATTTCCGTGATATGCTTGACAAGGCCGAAGAACGTGGTTTTAATCCCAAATTCGTTTTATTTGATACATGGTATGCAAGTGTGAAAAACCTTAAAGCCATTAGACAGAAAGAGTGGCATTTCCTTACAAGATTGAAAAATAATCGTTTGGTAAATCCTGACAACAAGGGAAATGTGCCACTTGAAACAGTAGATATTCCTCCAAAAGGACGTGTGGTTCACCTCAAAGCATATGGATTTGTAAAGGTGTTTAGGATAGTTTCAAAAAATGGAGACACGCAACACTGGGTTACAGATGTGCAAGAGATGGATGAAGCAAAACGTGAAGATTTGGCAAAGAAGTCATGGAAAATTGAGGAATATCATAGGGGAATAAAACAGTTCTGTGGTGTCGAAAAATGTCAGGCAAGAAAGGAAGAATCACAAAGAGCACATATAATGTTCTCATTAAGAGCTTTTCTTAGACTGGAATTACAAAGAATCAAAAGTGGAATATCCTGGTTTGAAAGTGCTATGAAAATTAGAAGAGTGGCAGTGACAGAATACTTAAGGAATCCCCAATACACGTTAAATTAA
- the fpoN gene encoding F(420)H(2) dehydrogenase subunit N has translation MKNLMLLAPEIALAAAGLIILFTGVFMSSRTKNVLGYLATLGVLAALVLTVQSFGTEATMFYGTVSIDALSQFFKLVFLAVALVVSIASIKYNENSDHTEEFYSLVLFATLGMMVVASSNDFILLFCAFELASFATYALAGFEKQNPKSLEGAMKYFMMGAVSSALMLFGISFVYGATGTTSIPMIAENVSLLAENPIGLVAVVLLIAGFGFKMALVPFHMWAPDTYQGSPSVVSSLLAAGSKKMGFVAAFRVFILALAALQPDWQFAFTILAVVTMTFGNVVAVSQTSVKRMLAYSSLAQAGYIAMAFVVMTPMALTGGIFYTLAHAFMKGGAFIAAGAVVWMITTQRTGDLQVPDHLDNFRGLGKRMPLVALCMTVFVFALAGIPLTSGFMAKLVLFSSAIQAGMTWLAVIAILNSALSLFYYARLVRYMYFLPPEGKKIGLPFPYAAALLLATAGVFAMGFWPEPFLQWAMEAAKVLI, from the coding sequence ATGAAAAATTTAATGCTTCTTGCACCTGAAATTGCACTCGCTGCAGCCGGCCTGATTATACTGTTTACAGGGGTTTTCATGTCTTCCCGGACCAAAAATGTGCTGGGCTACCTGGCAACCCTTGGAGTCCTTGCAGCTCTGGTCCTGACGGTACAGAGTTTCGGGACCGAAGCTACAATGTTCTATGGCACTGTCAGCATTGATGCCCTTTCCCAGTTCTTCAAACTGGTATTCCTGGCAGTTGCACTGGTTGTTTCAATTGCTTCAATTAAGTATAATGAAAACAGTGACCATACCGAAGAGTTTTATTCCCTGGTGCTTTTCGCAACCCTTGGGATGATGGTTGTTGCCTCCTCAAACGACTTTATCCTACTCTTCTGTGCCTTTGAGCTGGCAAGCTTTGCTACCTATGCCCTTGCAGGTTTTGAGAAACAGAACCCAAAGTCCCTCGAAGGGGCCATGAAATACTTTATGATGGGTGCGGTTTCTTCAGCGCTTATGCTGTTTGGGATCTCTTTTGTTTATGGAGCAACAGGCACTACCAGCATTCCAATGATTGCTGAAAATGTCTCTCTCCTGGCAGAAAACCCCATAGGACTTGTTGCAGTCGTGCTGCTCATTGCAGGTTTCGGCTTTAAAATGGCTCTTGTACCTTTCCATATGTGGGCTCCGGATACCTATCAGGGTTCCCCTTCAGTTGTCTCTTCCCTGCTTGCAGCCGGGTCGAAGAAAATGGGTTTTGTGGCAGCTTTCAGGGTTTTCATCCTGGCGCTTGCTGCACTCCAGCCTGATTGGCAGTTCGCTTTCACAATTCTGGCAGTCGTAACCATGACCTTTGGAAATGTGGTTGCAGTCTCTCAGACCAGCGTAAAACGCATGCTTGCTTACTCTTCACTGGCTCAGGCAGGATACATTGCAATGGCTTTTGTGGTAATGACCCCAATGGCTCTTACAGGTGGAATCTTCTATACCCTTGCCCACGCCTTTATGAAAGGAGGGGCCTTTATTGCAGCCGGCGCAGTTGTCTGGATGATAACTACTCAAAGAACAGGGGACCTGCAGGTTCCCGATCACCTGGATAACTTCAGAGGCCTTGGGAAGAGGATGCCACTGGTAGCTCTTTGCATGACGGTTTTCGTCTTTGCCCTTGCAGGTATCCCACTGACTTCCGGTTTCATGGCCAAGCTAGTGCTCTTCTCTTCAGCCATTCAGGCAGGCATGACATGGCTTGCGGTAATTGCAATTCTGAACAGTGCTCTTTCATTGTTCTATTACGCACGGCTTGTAAGGTATATGTACTTCCTTCCTCCTGAAGGCAAAAAGATCGGCTTGCCTTTCCCATATGCAGCAGCTCTCCTGCTTGCAACAGCCGGCGTGTTTGCAATGGGATTCTGGCCTGAACCCTTCTTGCAGTGGGCGATGGAAGCAGCAAAGGTACTGATCTAA
- a CDS encoding MtaA/CmuA family methyltransferase, giving the protein MVSEMTPTRRVMAAVLGGRVDYVPPANPLAQTTTELMQICNASWPKAHFDSKMMADLAAAPYEICGIEAARPQFDISLEAEVLGCKLDWNKPDRPPVTGPAYTDPADITWPDNLEEAGRIPVVLGAIEELRKRYDGMLPVIPLLTSPFTIASHIAGVENIAKWTKTDPEKAHAFIEAATDFVIAYGKLQTIYGAHIVFLADPSASGDLISAETYREFVLPAHKRIAKEISCPQILHICGDTSKLLPYIKQSGIDCFSFDAVPVWYCRQVAGNEMSILGSLDVIDLMPNGTPEQVYNRTRECILQGADIVGTSCGLSFGTSLENLRAYVRACKETAIPKCDDVEDIIRQIGVGIGRNMKENVLGGMQE; this is encoded by the coding sequence ATGGTAAGTGAAATGACTCCAACCCGAAGAGTTATGGCAGCCGTGCTTGGAGGCAGGGTTGATTACGTACCCCCCGCTAATCCCCTCGCTCAGACTACAACAGAACTGATGCAGATATGCAATGCTTCCTGGCCAAAAGCCCACTTTGACAGCAAGATGATGGCAGACCTTGCAGCCGCTCCCTATGAAATTTGCGGCATAGAGGCTGCACGTCCCCAGTTTGATATTTCTCTTGAAGCGGAGGTTTTGGGATGCAAGCTTGATTGGAACAAACCGGACCGACCTCCCGTAACAGGTCCTGCTTATACCGATCCCGCCGACATAACCTGGCCTGACAATCTGGAAGAAGCCGGAAGAATCCCGGTAGTGCTCGGAGCAATCGAGGAACTGAGGAAGCGGTACGACGGTATGCTTCCTGTTATCCCACTATTGACATCTCCTTTTACGATAGCAAGTCATATAGCAGGCGTCGAAAACATAGCAAAGTGGACAAAGACCGATCCGGAAAAAGCACATGCCTTCATTGAGGCAGCAACAGATTTCGTGATAGCTTACGGGAAGCTGCAGACTATTTACGGAGCACACATTGTCTTCCTCGCCGATCCTTCGGCTTCCGGGGATCTGATTTCTGCGGAAACATACCGAGAATTCGTACTCCCTGCTCACAAAAGAATAGCAAAGGAGATAAGCTGTCCCCAGATCCTGCACATCTGCGGAGATACCAGTAAACTTCTGCCCTACATAAAGCAGAGTGGAATTGACTGCTTCTCCTTCGACGCCGTTCCGGTCTGGTATTGCCGTCAGGTAGCGGGCAATGAAATGTCCATCCTCGGAAGCCTGGATGTTATAGATCTTATGCCAAACGGAACTCCCGAACAGGTTTATAACAGAACAAGGGAATGCATCCTGCAGGGAGCTGATATTGTTGGGACTTCGTGCGGACTCTCATTTGGAACATCACTCGAAAATCTCAGGGCCTATGTCAGGGCCTGCAAAGAGACAGCAATTCCGAAATGTGATGATGTGGAAGACATCATCAGGCAGATCGGAGTCGGTATTGGAAGAAACATGAAGGAAAATGTCCTGGGAGGGATGCAGGAATGA
- a CDS encoding F420H2 dehydrogenase subunit FpoO, giving the protein MTDCDLCGRALPSVIPVRVFRSRLKFAYPEGVWKGLCETCLDSSQKTYLSINKDEISCRRNKCILCGKKGRVYPVEIQIPDFSKGVVIKKVNVCTKCLDSINETYIRFKREQIKSSSFEHGHGYIHEH; this is encoded by the coding sequence ATGACAGATTGTGATCTTTGCGGACGTGCACTCCCGAGCGTTATTCCTGTCCGGGTTTTCCGTTCCCGCCTCAAATTCGCCTATCCTGAGGGTGTCTGGAAAGGGCTCTGTGAGACCTGTCTCGATTCCTCCCAGAAGACCTATTTAAGCATCAATAAAGACGAAATCTCCTGCAGGAGAAACAAATGCATCCTGTGCGGTAAAAAGGGCAGGGTTTACCCTGTGGAAATCCAGATTCCTGATTTTTCAAAAGGAGTCGTAATAAAAAAGGTAAATGTCTGCACAAAATGCCTGGATTCTATCAATGAAACTTATATCAGGTTCAAAAGAGAGCAGATAAAGAGTTCGAGTTTTGAACACGGGCATGGATACATTCACGAGCATTGA